In Camelina sativa cultivar DH55 chromosome 16, Cs, whole genome shotgun sequence, a single window of DNA contains:
- the LOC104749187 gene encoding syntaxin-73-like yields MGVVDLITRVDSICKKYDKYDIDKQREANVSGDDAFSRLYSTFESALETVLQKTEDLSSETNKAKAVAMNAEIRRTKARLLEGVPKLQWLALKKVKGISKEELDVRNDLVLSLRDKIEAIPDTSAPVVGGWPGSTSYSNIRFDTNVSDHRIGSEYFVPTEESDQFKQEYEMRRIKQDQGLDYIAEGLDTLKNMAQDINEELDRQEPLMAEIDTKTDKAATDLKSTNVRIKDTVTKLRSSRNFCIDIILLCILLGIAAFIYK; encoded by the exons ATGGGCGTGGTTGATTTGATCACTAGGGTTGATTCCATCTGTAAGAAGTACGACAAGTATGACATTGATAAACAGAGAGAAGCTAACGTCTCTGGTGACGATGCTTTCTCTCGCCTTTACTCCACCTTCGAATCTGCACTCGAAACTGTTCTTCAG aaaacagaggatttgtCGTCTGAAACGAATAAAGCGAAAGCTGTAGCGATGAACGCGGAGATACGAAGAACGAAAGCTCGATTGCTTGAAGGAGTTCCAAAACTTCAGTGGCTTGCTCTCAAAAAg GTCAAAGGGATTTCAAAGGAAGAGCTTGATGTTAgaaatgatttggttttgtcatTGAGAGATAAGATTGAGGCCATACCAGATACCTCTGCTCCTGTTGTAGGTGGTTGGCCAGGTTCAACATCATATTCGAACATCAGATTCGATACTAATGTCTCGG ATCACAGAATTGGTAGTGAATATTTCGTGCCAACCGAAGAGTCTGATCAGTTTAAACAAGAATACGAGATGAGAAGAATAAAACAG GATCAAGGATTGGATTATATAGCTGAAGGATTGGATACACTCAAGAATATGGCTCAAGACATCAATGAG GAACTTGATAGACAAGAACCACTCATGGCTGAAATAGATACAAAG ACTGACAAGGCAGCTACTGACTTGAAAAGCACCAATGTGAGGATCAAGGATACTGTAACAAAG TTGAGATCGAGCCGCAACTTCTGCATAGACATCATCCTCTTATGCATACTCTTGGGAATAGCTGCCTTCATATACAAGTAA